Proteins from a genomic interval of Rosa chinensis cultivar Old Blush chromosome 2, RchiOBHm-V2, whole genome shotgun sequence:
- the LOC112190337 gene encoding phytoene synthase 2, chloroplastic yields MSGVLLWVVSPKENATSLLGLMPRIGNPKRSKFCSRLSFSPGILAYSGAVAHPSRSSEERVYEVVLKQAALVREQRRPKEKALDFGEGVESSDGMTNWDLLNEAYDRCGEVCAEYAKTFYLGTLLMTPERRRAVWAIYVWCRRTDELVDGPNASYITPKALDRWEKRLTDLFDGRPYDMYDAALSDTVAKYPVDIQPFKDMVEGMRLDLRKSRYQNFDELYLYCYYVAGTVGLMSVPVMGISPESKASTETVYNAALALGIANQLTNILRDVGEDARRGRVYLPQDELAQAGLSDDDIFRGKVTDKWQSFMKDQIKRARMFFDEAEKGVAELNSASRWPVWASLLLYRQILDAIEANGYDNFTKRAYVGKAKKLVSLPIAYGRAIIGPSKLTKPLVAR; encoded by the exons ATGTCTGGTGTTCTTCTTTGGGTGGTGAGTCCCAAAGAGAATGCCACCTCTTTGCTTGGTCTTATGCCCAGAATTGGTAACCCAAAGAGGTCCAAGTTCTGCTCCAGGCTGAGTTTCTCACCGGGGATTTTAGCCTATTCAGGAGCTGTTGCTCACCCATCAAGGTCTTCAGAAGAGAGGGTCTATGAAGTGGTGCTCAAGCAAGCTGCTTTGGTGAGAGAGCAGAGGAGGCCCAAAGAGAAAGCTTTGGACTTTGGTGAAGGGGTTGAAAGTAGTGATGGGATGACCAACTGGGATTTGCTGAATGAGGCTTACGATAGGTGTGGTGAGGTTTGTGCTGAGTATGCCAAGACTTTTTACTTGG GCACATTACTTATGACACCAGAGCGGAGACGAGCGGTTTGGGCAATTTATG TATGGTGCAGAAGGACTGATGAACTAGTGGATGGACCTAATGCTTCATATATCACACCTAAAGCTCTTGACAGATGGGAAAAAAGACTGACTGACCTTTTTGATGGTCGTCCATATGATATGTATGATGCAGCTCTATCTGATACTGTCGCAAAGTACCCAGTGGATATACAG CCCTTCAAGGACATGGTAGAAGGAATGAGGTTAGACTTGAGAAAGTCAAGATACCAGAACTTTGATGAACTTTACCTCTACTGCTACTATGTTGCTGGAACTGTTGGACTGATGAGCGTTCCAGTAATGGGGATCTCCCCTGAATCAAAGGCTTCAACAGAGACTGTTTACAATGCTGCATTGGCCCTTGGAATTGCTAATCAGCTCACTAACATACTTAGAGATGTTGGAGAAGA TGCTAGGAGAGGAAGAGTCTATCTCCCACAAGATGAGCTTGCCCAGGCTGGACTATCGGATGACGATATCTTTCGCGGGAAAGTGACAGACAAGTGGCAAAGTTTCATGAAAGACCAAATAAAGCGAGCTAGGATGTTCTTTGATGAGGCTGAAAAAGGTGTTGCAGAGCTCAACTCAGCAAGTAGATGGCCAGTATGGGCTTCTTTGTTGCTATATAGGCAGATTCTAGATGCCATTGAAGCAAATGGTTATGACAATTTCACAAAGAGGGCTTATGTAGGAAAAGCAAAAAAGTTGGTATCATTGCCAATAGCTTATGGCAGAGCAATTATAGGCCCCTCAAAATTAACTAAGCCGTTGGTGGCAAGATGA